The Ignavibacteriales bacterium DNA segment TCAGTTCCACTGTATTTACCATATAGAACTTTATCCCCAACCTTGACTTCAATTTTGATACTCTTGCCGTCGTCAGTTGTTCTGCCCGGACCGGCAGCAACTATGGTTCCCTGCATTGGTTTTTCTTTAGCTGTATCCGGAAGGATGATGCCACCCTTAGTCATTTCTTCTGCCTCAGCCGGTTTAACGATAACTCTATCGGCTAATGGCTTAAGATTAATTTTGCTCATAATATTTCTCCTAAATTATTGATTTGAATTATTAGCACTCTTAAATTGTGAGTGCTAAAATAATGTTTAATTAAGATTTTGTCAAGGTATATATTCATTAACTGCATTTATAAAAGTTGAAAGTATTTTACCTCACACTTGAAGTAGTTTTCTGTCATTGTTTTCAGAAATGTGAATTATGGTTTGAAAATCAAAAGGTGTAATGGTAATTTTACAACAAAGACTTCAAATTATTTCATTAAATATTTGGTAATAAACTGTAAAATTGATTTACAGAAACTTCTGAAAATTAAAAATTACTGATCAAAGTCATTTTGTCCTGAAAGCTTTCGGGATCAAAATCCAATAAAGGATGCAGAATGCCAATGCCATCAGCTTGACAAATGCTTAAGGTTAGTTAATTAGTGAATTTTGTTAATTTGAAGCACTACTTTTTCATAAATCTTTAAAAAATTAATAAGAACAATTCATTCTCAATATTAATAAAGGAGTAATAAATGTCAGTAAAAATTGGAATAAACGGATTTGGAAGAATCGGTCGTCTTGTATTTAGAAGAGCTAAAGAACTTGGCGGTTTTGATTTTGTTGGAATCAATGATCTAACCGATGCAAAAACACTTGCACATCTTCTAAAATATGATTCGGTTCATGGAAGATTTAAAGGCGAAATTTCGGTTGATGGAAGTGATATAATTGTTAATGGTGATAGAATCAGAATTAGTGCCGAACGCGACCCTTCTAATTTGAAATGGGGTGAACTCGGTGCTGATGTAGTAATCGAATCAACCGGTGTCTTTCGTTCTCAGGAAGCCTGCATGAAACATATTAATGCAGGTGCTAAAAAAGTAATCTTAACTGTTCCCTCTAAGGGTGAGGTTGATGCTACAATAGTTCTTGGAGTAAATGAAAACTCTTTAACGGGTAATGAAAAAGTAATTTCAAATGCGTCCTGTACTACAAATTGTTTAGCCCCCATGGTTAAAGTGCTTAATGATAAATTTGGAATTGAAAAAGGTTTTATGACTACGGTTCACGCCTACACAAATGATCAGAATGTACTTGATCTTCCTCATGCTGATTTGAGACGAGCACGATCTGCCGCAGTATCAATTATTCCTACAACCACAGGCGCAGCGAAGGCAGTGGGAA contains these protein-coding regions:
- the gap gene encoding type I glyceraldehyde-3-phosphate dehydrogenase translates to MSVKIGINGFGRIGRLVFRRAKELGGFDFVGINDLTDAKTLAHLLKYDSVHGRFKGEISVDGSDIIVNGDRIRISAERDPSNLKWGELGADVVIESTGVFRSQEACMKHINAGAKKVILTVPSKGEVDATIVLGVNENSLTGNEKVISNASCTTNCLAPMVKVLNDKFGIEKGFMTTVHAYTNDQNVLDLPHADLRRARSAAVSIIPTTTGAAKAVGKVIPELKGKLDGFSLRVPTPDGSITDLVAVLKKETSIEEINATMKAASEGSLKNIMEYTEDEIVSADIIGNSHSNIFDAKSTMVNGNLVKVVGWYDNEYGYSCRVVDLVKLLVK
- the groES gene encoding co-chaperone GroES; the protein is MNLKPLADRVIVKPAEAEEMTKGGIILPDTAKEKPMQGTIVAAGPGRTTDDGKSIKIEVKVGDKVLYGKYSGTEVTVDGEEYLIMRESDLFAIIG